The window CTCGACGCTTTAAAAAACATTATCAATACTGAAGCCCAAAATGCGGACAAATTCATTACCCGGCTTTCAAAAACCTATCGCTACTTCCTTGATCAAAGATCCAAGCACCGTGTTCCTTTAGCCAACGAAATCCAATTCATGGAAAATTACCTTCACCTTGTCAATGTTCAACATCACCAGGCCATCAAACTATCCATACAAGTCAACAAGTATGGGAATTCGACGCTAATTACCCATACCGGTAAGATCCTGATGGACTATATCCTTGACTCCTGCCATTACTCAACTAAAGAACCACTGTATATCCGGGTAAGCAACAAGGCCAACCAAATCACTATTGCGTATAAATCAACAAAAGGCTACCAGGCATCCACTATGAGTAATGCCCAAATGCAGGAACTGATTACAATCTACAAGAACCAAAACCAGGATATAAGCCTTATCGATCCACAGGATGAGCATCTTCCCAAACAAATTGTAATCCATACCTGACCTATGAATATTGACCATCCAATATATGAAAGGCATAGCCTCCTGAAGACCTATATCGCGACTATCCTGGTCATGAGTATTACGGTAACCATAGCTATTTCCATCCTGAATGATGTATACGCTCAGGCAGGCATACTGGCCATAATAATCCATGCCCTTCTAAACTCCGCTATTACCGCTACATTACTGGCCATTGAATCGGTAATAATCTATATGACCATCAGGCATACCAGGAAACTGTTGCCCCTTTCCTTACCTGACTGGTTTGTAATCCTGGCAGAGATTCTATTAAGCACGGCATTAACACTGATCCTCCTGTGGGGCGTATTTCATTTGTCAATCAATGCTCCCGGCACCCATCCAACTACATCAACAGCTAATATTGGGTTGCGGATATTCCTCACTTATAATCTATCCGGCATGTTGACCCTGTACTTCATCCAATCAGCCATGAATGCTTACGCATCATCTGCAGACCATGAAAGGAAGTTACAGGAATGGGAGTTAGCCTATCATAATGTAAAGCTTCAAGCTCTTCAAAACCAAATAAACCCGCACTTCCTGTTCAACAGTTTCAATGTGCTTAGTACACTGGTAGGGGTGGACAAACCAAAATCCTTATCATTCATTGACCACCTGAAGCAAACCTTCCAATACATTCTTGGGATGCAGGATAAGCAACTGGTTTCCCTCAGTACGGAGCTCAGCTTCCTGAGGAAATATTTCTTCCTGCTACAAATACGATTTGATAAAAAAGTAAAACTATCCATAGCAGCAACCGTCAATTGGGAGGAATGGCAGATCCCTCCCCTTACATTACAGATACTGGTAGAGAACGCTGTCAAGCACAACAGGATGTCTGCAGCTTGCCCCCTGGTCATCGAAATCAAAACCAACGGGAACCGTCTACTGGTGATCAACAATCTTGATAAAAGAGAAACGGAAACTGCATCGGCTGGCATTGGTCTTAACAACATAATCAACAGGTATCAGCTTTTCACTAAGGAGGAGGTATCCATTTACCAGGACGCCAGGATGTTTGAAGTATCAATTCCTTTATTAAAAACAGGGATATGAATGTTCTGATCATAGA is drawn from Flavihumibacter rivuli and contains these coding sequences:
- a CDS encoding sensor histidine kinase, coding for MNIDHPIYERHSLLKTYIATILVMSITVTIAISILNDVYAQAGILAIIIHALLNSAITATLLAIESVIIYMTIRHTRKLLPLSLPDWFVILAEILLSTALTLILLWGVFHLSINAPGTHPTTSTANIGLRIFLTYNLSGMLTLYFIQSAMNAYASSADHERKLQEWELAYHNVKLQALQNQINPHFLFNSFNVLSTLVGVDKPKSLSFIDHLKQTFQYILGMQDKQLVSLSTELSFLRKYFFLLQIRFDKKVKLSIAATVNWEEWQIPPLTLQILVENAVKHNRMSAACPLVIEIKTNGNRLLVINNLDKRETETASAGIGLNNIINRYQLFTKEEVSIYQDARMFEVSIPLLKTGI